A region of Oxyura jamaicensis isolate SHBP4307 breed ruddy duck chromosome 9, BPBGC_Ojam_1.0, whole genome shotgun sequence DNA encodes the following proteins:
- the POLR2D gene encoding DNA-directed RNA polymerase II subunit RPB4: protein MAAGGADPRTADVEEDASQLVFPKEFETAETLLNSEVHMLLEHRKQQNESAEDEQELSEVFMKTLNYTARFSRFKNRETIASVRSLLLQKKLHKFELACLANLCPETAEEAKALIPSLEGRFEDEELQQILDDIQTKRSFQY from the exons atggcggcgggcggcgccgACCCGCGTACGGCCGACGTGGAGGAGGACGCCTCGCAGCTCGTCTTCCCCAAGG AATTTGAAACTGCGGAAACTCTTCTAAATTCGGAAGTGCATATGCTTCTTGAGCATCGTAAGCAACAGAATGAGAGTGCAGAAGATGAGCAGGAGCTTTCTGAAGTCTTCATGAAAACTTTGAATTACACAGCGCGCTTCAGCCGCTTCAAAAACCGTGAAACCATTGCCAGTGTTCGTAG TTTGCTGCTCCAGAAAAAGCTCCATAAATTTGAATTGGCATGTTTGGCTAACTTGTGTCCTGAGACAGCTGAGGAAGCCAAAGCTTTGATTCCTAG CCTGGAGGGCCGATTTGAAGATGAGGAATTACAGCAGATTCTTGATGACATTCAGACTAAACGCAGCTTCCAGTACTAA